One window of Halorussus sp. MSC15.2 genomic DNA carries:
- a CDS encoding cyclic nucleotide-binding/CBS domain-containing protein — protein MTTTDRPTVEDVMSAPLETISKDATVMEAAERMREKDISALVVTTTPRAIISSTDVLDAVADGRDTSELQVSDVMTTDVETATPDLYMEEVAAMMTTYGIKHLPVVDDDYVGMVSSTDVTAHLS, from the coding sequence ATGACCACTACTGACAGACCGACCGTCGAGGACGTGATGTCCGCGCCGTTGGAGACGATTTCGAAGGACGCGACCGTGATGGAGGCGGCCGAGCGGATGCGAGAGAAGGACATCAGCGCGCTGGTCGTCACGACCACGCCGCGGGCGATAATCAGCAGTACCGACGTACTCGACGCCGTCGCCGACGGACGCGACACCTCGGAGTTGCAGGTCTCCGACGTGATGACCACCGACGTCGAGACCGCCACGCCCGACCTCTACATGGAGGAGGTGGCCGCGATGATGACCACCTACGGCATCAAACACCTCCCGGTCGTGGACGACGACTACGTCGGGATGGTCTCATCGACCGACGTCACCGCCCACCTCTCGTAG
- a CDS encoding metallophosphoesterase — MSLVEPVPGEPAAVAEVGPDGERALVVADFHAGIEQALRAEGVSLDSRAQQRRERLLALVTRTDPDRVLFLGDLMHAIGDPGGAERGEIEVLLERLDERGVAATLVKGNHDGAIESWADLDVTAGAGVRLGSVGFAHGHTWPAPEVLDSDVVCVGHEHPAVRLEDEVGGSRVERVWLRGPLAGAAFAEREGGVRAGAELVVFPAFNELVGATWVNVEGQEFLAPFLPEGLADGEAYLLDGTRLGEYQTV, encoded by the coding sequence ATGAGCCTCGTGGAGCCGGTTCCCGGCGAGCCAGCGGCGGTCGCCGAGGTGGGACCCGACGGCGAGCGCGCGCTGGTCGTCGCCGACTTCCACGCGGGCATCGAGCAGGCCCTCCGCGCGGAGGGCGTCTCGCTCGACAGTCGCGCACAGCAGCGACGCGAGCGACTGCTCGCGCTGGTCACGCGCACCGACCCCGACCGAGTCCTCTTTCTGGGCGACCTGATGCACGCCATCGGCGACCCCGGCGGGGCCGAGCGCGGCGAAATCGAGGTCCTGCTGGAGCGCCTCGACGAACGGGGCGTGGCGGCCACGCTGGTCAAGGGCAACCACGACGGCGCTATCGAGTCGTGGGCGGACCTCGACGTGACGGCGGGCGCGGGCGTCCGTCTGGGTTCGGTCGGGTTCGCCCACGGCCACACGTGGCCCGCGCCGGAGGTCCTCGACAGCGACGTCGTCTGCGTCGGCCACGAACACCCCGCGGTCCGACTGGAGGACGAGGTGGGCGGGAGCCGAGTCGAGCGCGTCTGGCTCAGGGGACCGCTGGCCGGGGCGGCGTTCGCCGAACGCGAGGGCGGCGTCCGGGCGGGCGCGGAACTGGTGGTCTTCCCGGCGTTCAACGAACTCGTCGGCGCGACGTGGGTCAACGTCGAGGGACAGGAGTTTCTGGCCCCGTTCCTGCCGGAGGGACTGGCGGACGGAGAGGCCTATCTGCTGGACGGGACGCGACTCGGCGAGTATCAGACGGTCTGA
- a CDS encoding MATE family efflux transporter has protein sequence MSFFEGQEELDLTEGGIVKPLVFLSLPIVITNLMQTAYNLADTFWLGQYSTEALAAISFGFPMVFLLISLGMGLSVAGSVLVAQHTGADETEEAEYAASQTVSFAFIASVILGAVGYPFVRPFLDFLGASPAVLPGATAYMQVIALGLPFMFGFFVFISLMRGAGDTLTPMFVMAGTVVLNVVLDPFLINGWTVVRNAPLVGTVGFPELGIQGAAIATVFSRSVAMLVGLGIMLSGSRGIEINLDDMRPDFQYLRKILQIGIPASVEGTGRALSINALLLIVGLFPTTVVAAYGIGTRVFSVIFLPAIAVARGVETMTGQNIGAGKPDRAAKANYVAAKGLFVVLAVLGVLIFLVPTPIVAVFTDDPAVLEEGATFLRYVALSFGFIGVMRAFTGGFRGAGKTLVAAAISITTLAGIRLPVAYVASQFRLSIPFVPEGAIFGVRGIWVAFFVSNVAGALIAWAWFSRDTWREGDVRGTPGPGPVDMEDSETAISDD, from the coding sequence GTGAGTTTCTTCGAGGGGCAAGAGGAACTCGACCTCACCGAGGGCGGCATCGTCAAGCCGCTCGTCTTCCTCTCGCTGCCCATCGTCATCACGAACTTGATGCAGACGGCCTACAACCTCGCGGACACCTTCTGGCTCGGCCAGTACTCCACCGAGGCGCTGGCCGCGATTAGTTTCGGCTTCCCGATGGTGTTCCTGCTCATCTCGCTGGGGATGGGCCTGTCCGTCGCAGGGAGCGTCCTCGTGGCCCAGCACACCGGGGCCGACGAGACCGAGGAAGCCGAGTACGCCGCCTCCCAGACCGTCTCCTTCGCGTTCATCGCGTCGGTGATACTCGGGGCGGTCGGCTATCCCTTCGTCCGGCCGTTCCTCGACTTCCTCGGGGCTTCCCCGGCGGTGCTTCCCGGCGCGACGGCCTACATGCAGGTCATCGCGCTCGGACTCCCGTTCATGTTCGGCTTCTTCGTGTTCATCTCGCTGATGCGCGGTGCCGGTGACACGCTCACGCCGATGTTCGTGATGGCCGGAACGGTCGTCCTGAACGTCGTCCTCGACCCGTTCCTCATCAACGGGTGGACGGTGGTCCGGAACGCGCCGCTCGTCGGGACCGTCGGCTTTCCCGAACTCGGCATCCAAGGGGCGGCCATCGCGACGGTGTTCTCCCGGAGCGTGGCGATGCTCGTCGGACTCGGCATCATGCTCTCGGGGTCCCGCGGAATCGAAATCAATCTAGATGACATGCGCCCGGACTTCCAGTATCTGCGGAAGATTCTCCAAATCGGAATCCCCGCGAGCGTCGAAGGGACCGGGCGCGCGCTCTCCATCAACGCGCTGTTGCTCATCGTCGGCCTGTTCCCGACGACCGTCGTCGCGGCCTACGGCATCGGGACGCGAGTGTTCTCGGTCATCTTCCTCCCGGCGATTGCGGTCGCGCGAGGCGTCGAGACGATGACCGGACAGAACATCGGCGCGGGGAAACCCGACCGCGCGGCGAAGGCGAACTACGTCGCCGCCAAGGGCCTGTTCGTCGTTCTCGCGGTGCTGGGCGTCCTCATCTTCCTCGTTCCGACGCCTATCGTGGCGGTGTTCACCGACGACCCCGCCGTCCTCGAAGAGGGCGCGACGTTCCTTCGATACGTCGCGCTCTCGTTCGGTTTCATCGGAGTCATGCGGGCGTTCACCGGCGGGTTCCGCGGCGCGGGCAAGACGCTGGTAGCGGCCGCCATCTCCATCACCACGCTCGCCGGGATTCGCCTGCCGGTCGCGTACGTCGCCTCCCAGTTCCGCCTCTCGATTCCGTTCGTCCCGGAAGGGGCCATCTTCGGCGTTCGCGGCATCTGGGTGGCGTTCTTCGTCTCGAACGTGGCCGGCGCGCTCATCGCGTGGGCGTGGTTCTCCCGGGACACGTGGCGCGAGGGTGACGTTCGCGGGACGCCCGGCCCGGGTCCCGTCGATATGGAGGACAGTGAGACGGCGATTTCGGACGACTGA
- a CDS encoding Single-stranded DNA binding protein, whose protein sequence is MSLDDHAEDLASDLGVDKEEVKADLENLVEYSVPVDEAKQSLRRKYGDGGGGSSEPSQTDIADVSTEDSNVTVTAKVLTVGKRSIRYQGNEQVIHEGELADETGKISYTAWEDFGLSAGDTITAGNAGVREWDGKPELNLGESTNVAFEDDIDVPYPVGGDADLADLEPGDRGIDLDVEVVEVERKTIDGRDGETEIKSGVLADESARLPFTDWEARPEVAEGATMRLEDVYVREFRGVPSVNLSEFTEVAPLDRELAISDTGTRMTVRDAVETGGAYDVEVVGNVVAVRDGSGLIERCPECGRVVQNGQCRSHGDVDGQDDLRVKAIIDDGTGTVTAVLDDERTEEVYGGDVEDAKAQAREAMDKEVVADEIRDRVVGHEYRVRGNLSVDDYGANLEVSEFERSADAPADRAKSLLAEVAE, encoded by the coding sequence ATGAGTTTGGACGACCATGCCGAGGACCTCGCCTCCGACCTCGGCGTCGACAAGGAGGAGGTCAAGGCGGACCTCGAGAATCTGGTGGAGTACAGCGTCCCGGTGGACGAGGCCAAGCAGAGCCTCAGACGGAAGTACGGCGACGGCGGCGGCGGTTCGAGCGAACCTTCCCAGACCGATATCGCCGACGTGTCCACCGAGGACAGCAACGTCACCGTCACCGCGAAGGTGCTGACGGTCGGCAAGCGCTCGATTCGGTATCAGGGCAACGAGCAGGTCATCCACGAGGGCGAACTCGCCGACGAGACCGGGAAGATTTCGTACACCGCGTGGGAGGACTTCGGTCTCTCGGCGGGCGACACCATCACCGCGGGCAACGCCGGCGTCCGCGAGTGGGACGGGAAACCCGAACTGAACCTCGGCGAGAGCACCAACGTCGCCTTCGAGGACGACATCGACGTCCCGTACCCCGTGGGCGGCGACGCCGACCTCGCGGACCTCGAACCCGGCGACCGCGGCATCGACCTCGACGTCGAGGTCGTCGAAGTCGAGCGCAAGACCATCGACGGCCGCGACGGCGAGACCGAAATCAAGAGCGGCGTCCTCGCCGACGAGTCGGCCCGGCTCCCGTTCACCGACTGGGAGGCCCGGCCCGAAGTCGCCGAAGGCGCGACGATGCGACTCGAAGACGTGTACGTCCGGGAGTTCCGGGGCGTCCCCTCGGTCAACCTCTCGGAGTTCACCGAGGTCGCCCCGCTCGACCGCGAACTGGCGATTAGCGACACCGGCACGCGGATGACGGTCCGCGACGCGGTCGAGACCGGCGGCGCGTACGACGTGGAGGTCGTCGGCAACGTCGTCGCGGTCCGCGACGGGTCGGGCCTCATCGAGCGCTGTCCCGAGTGCGGTCGCGTCGTCCAGAACGGACAGTGCCGGAGTCACGGCGACGTGGACGGGCAGGACGACCTGCGCGTGAAGGCGATTATCGACGACGGGACCGGCACCGTGACCGCGGTCCTCGACGACGAACGCACCGAGGAAGTCTACGGCGGCGACGTCGAGGACGCGAAGGCTCAGGCCCGCGAGGCGATGGACAAGGAGGTCGTCGCCGACGAGATTCGTGACCGCGTCGTCGGCCACGAGTACCGCGTCCGGGGGAACCTCTCGGTGGACGACTACGGCGCGAACCTCGAAGTCTCGGAGTTCGAGCGGTCCGCTGACGCGCCCGCCGACCGTGCGAAGTCCCTGCTCGCGGAGGTGGCAGAATGA
- a CDS encoding 2,5-diamino-6-(ribosylamino)-4(3H)-pyrimidinone 5'-phosphate reductase, producing MRVVVNAAMSADGKLSSKRREQIAISGPDDFDRVDALRAGSDAVMVGVGTVLADDPHLTLDDPERQTARRERSESAHPLRVVADSRARTPTDARILDDAATTYVLVAESAPADRIEALETAGARLVTAGDERVDLSSALSSLEREGVEQLMVEGGGELIFSLFEDGLVDELRVYVGSQLVGGRDAPTLADGEGFVAEFPELELDDVSRIDDGVLLRYAVV from the coding sequence ATGCGCGTGGTCGTCAACGCCGCGATGAGCGCCGACGGGAAACTCTCCTCGAAGCGTCGGGAACAGATAGCCATCAGCGGCCCGGACGACTTCGACCGGGTGGACGCGCTCCGGGCGGGGAGCGACGCAGTGATGGTCGGCGTGGGCACGGTGCTGGCCGACGACCCGCACCTCACGCTCGACGACCCCGAGCGACAGACCGCCCGTCGAGAGCGGAGCGAGTCGGCCCATCCCCTGCGGGTAGTCGCCGACTCGCGGGCGCGGACCCCGACCGACGCTCGGATTCTGGACGACGCCGCCACGACCTACGTCCTCGTCGCGGAGTCCGCGCCCGCAGACCGAATCGAGGCGCTGGAGACCGCGGGCGCCCGACTCGTCACCGCGGGCGACGAACGCGTGGACCTCTCCAGCGCGCTCTCGTCGCTCGAACGCGAGGGCGTCGAGCAGTTGATGGTTGAGGGCGGGGGCGAACTCATCTTCTCGCTGTTCGAGGACGGCCTCGTGGACGAACTCCGAGTGTACGTGGGGTCCCAACTCGTCGGCGGCAGGGACGCCCCCACGCTGGCCGACGGCGAGGGGTTCGTCGCCGAGTTCCCGGAGTTGGAACTGGACGACGTGTCGCGAATCGACGACGGCGTGTTGCTGCGGTACGCCGTGGTCTGA
- a CDS encoding DUF357 domain-containing protein: protein MPADLEEKTDRYEGLLAEALDAAEIAPPEETPMGEAAAECLEMATSYLEDGRHFREDGDLVNALASFSYGHAWLDAGARVGLFDVPREGHLFTV, encoded by the coding sequence ATGCCCGCCGACCTCGAAGAGAAGACCGACCGCTACGAGGGGCTGCTCGCCGAGGCCCTCGACGCCGCCGAAATCGCCCCGCCAGAGGAGACACCGATGGGTGAGGCCGCGGCGGAGTGTCTGGAGATGGCGACGTCCTACCTCGAAGACGGCCGCCACTTTAGGGAAGACGGCGACCTCGTGAACGCGCTGGCGTCGTTCTCCTACGGACACGCGTGGCTCGACGCCGGGGCGCGAGTCGGTCTGTTCGACGTCCCCCGCGAGGGCCACCTGTTCACCGTCTGA
- a CDS encoding arylsulfotransferase family protein, translated as MVVLCASTLGYSYVSSPANAAVTTYERQAELPAEERASVVAPTGNVTVVAGHGMKGELAALVAFGPGGKVLYHNDSYHGYFDVDPVEGTRRTVEYVAEHDYDGGDCEGKCTVSVVERVNLTTGEIERVYSRIIPQDRGANWHDVDRLDESHLLVGAINTDEMYVVNTTTGTTTWEWSTKQSYPIAGGGPYPADWAHLNDVERLRDGRLMTSLRNQDSVVFVDPETGVQENWTLGADGAHGVLYEQHNPDYIPESEGGPAVVVADSLNDRVVEYQRAGGEWKRTWVWSDERMKWPRDADRLPDGNTLIADTNAHRVLEVNPRGDVVWSAPFYAPYELERLGTGDESAGGPAAARADLQSQGVNGTDRSPTTSVAGFSPRKVTNSISFVLPIWMGFADAAAALILVLTVLVWAVVEYRNSALSVSFRWPIRLR; from the coding sequence GTGGTCGTTCTCTGTGCCAGCACGCTCGGCTATAGCTACGTTTCCTCGCCGGCCAACGCCGCAGTGACGACCTACGAGCGACAGGCCGAACTCCCGGCGGAGGAACGCGCGTCGGTCGTCGCGCCCACCGGGAACGTCACGGTCGTCGCCGGTCACGGGATGAAGGGCGAATTGGCCGCACTGGTCGCGTTCGGTCCCGGTGGGAAAGTCCTCTACCACAACGACTCGTACCACGGCTACTTCGACGTGGACCCCGTCGAGGGAACCCGGAGGACCGTCGAGTACGTCGCCGAACACGACTACGACGGCGGCGACTGCGAGGGGAAGTGTACCGTCTCCGTGGTCGAGCGCGTCAACCTCACGACCGGCGAAATCGAGCGCGTCTACTCCCGAATCATCCCGCAGGACCGCGGGGCCAACTGGCACGACGTGGACCGCCTCGACGAGAGCCACCTGCTGGTCGGGGCCATCAACACCGACGAGATGTACGTCGTCAACACCACGACCGGAACGACGACGTGGGAGTGGTCCACCAAGCAGTCCTACCCCATCGCGGGCGGCGGTCCCTACCCGGCCGACTGGGCACACCTCAACGACGTGGAGAGACTCCGGGACGGCCGTCTCATGACCAGCCTCCGGAATCAGGACTCGGTGGTCTTCGTGGACCCCGAGACGGGCGTGCAGGAGAACTGGACGCTCGGCGCTGACGGTGCCCACGGCGTCCTCTACGAGCAGCACAACCCCGATTACATCCCCGAGTCCGAGGGCGGGCCGGCGGTCGTGGTCGCCGACTCGCTCAACGACCGCGTCGTCGAGTACCAGCGAGCGGGAGGCGAGTGGAAGCGAACGTGGGTCTGGTCCGACGAGCGGATGAAGTGGCCTCGCGACGCCGACCGCCTCCCTGACGGGAACACGCTAATCGCCGACACGAACGCTCACCGCGTGCTGGAGGTTAATCCGCGGGGCGACGTGGTCTGGAGCGCCCCCTTCTACGCGCCCTACGAACTCGAACGCCTCGGCACGGGCGACGAGAGCGCGGGCGGCCCCGCGGCCGCGCGGGCCGACCTCCAATCGCAGGGAGTGAACGGGACCGACCGGTCTCCGACGACCTCCGTCGCCGGATTCTCGCCCCGGAAAGTCACGAACAGCATCTCGTTCGTCCTCCCCATTTGGATGGGGTTCGCCGACGCCGCGGCCGCACTGATTCTGGTCCTGACCGTGCTGGTGTGGGCGGTCGTGGAGTACCGTAACTCCGCGCTGTCGGTGTCGTTCCGGTGGCCGATTCGACTCCGGTGA
- a CDS encoding FAD-dependent oxidoreductase, producing the protein MSEHPRVEIYTKEDCSYCEKVKDLFDSKDVEYETYNVTGDEDLFEEMVERADGRKTAPEVFIDDELIGGFDDTQALDETGELDEKLGIANADTGTEHRKLIISGSGIAGLTAAIYAARSNNDPLVLEGDEPGGQLTLTTDVENYPGFPEGISGPDLINNMKEQAERFGAEIRNGVIEDVDDSSRPYRVELSNGDVYTTEAFIAASGASARTLGVPGEDDLMGYGVSTCATCDGAFFRDEEMLVVGGGDAAMEEANFLTKFASKVYLVHRREKFRAEDYWIDRVQEKVEEGDIEIVRNAELTEVHGSVEDGVDYAELVRHPEGYPTDKLDDPETETFEMDVGAVFLAIGHTPNTDYLEGTDVEMDEAGYIQTEGGTGGGQTETGVPGIFGAGDVVDYHYQQAVTAAGMGCKAALDADDYLETLEIEAESGATEAAASDD; encoded by the coding sequence ATGAGCGAACACCCGCGAGTCGAAATTTACACGAAAGAGGATTGTTCCTACTGTGAGAAGGTGAAAGACCTCTTCGACTCCAAGGACGTCGAGTACGAGACCTACAACGTGACCGGCGACGAAGACCTGTTCGAGGAGATGGTCGAACGGGCCGACGGCCGGAAGACCGCCCCCGAAGTGTTCATCGACGACGAACTCATCGGCGGGTTCGACGACACGCAGGCGCTCGACGAGACGGGCGAACTGGACGAGAAGTTAGGTATCGCGAACGCCGACACCGGGACCGAACACCGCAAACTTATCATCTCCGGTAGCGGTATCGCGGGCCTGACCGCGGCCATCTACGCCGCGCGGTCGAACAACGACCCCCTCGTGCTGGAAGGCGACGAACCCGGCGGCCAGTTGACCCTCACCACCGACGTGGAGAACTACCCCGGGTTCCCCGAGGGAATCAGCGGCCCGGACCTCATCAACAACATGAAAGAACAGGCCGAGCGCTTCGGGGCCGAAATCAGGAACGGCGTCATCGAGGACGTGGACGACTCCTCGCGGCCCTACCGCGTCGAACTCTCGAACGGTGACGTCTACACTACCGAGGCGTTCATCGCCGCCTCAGGCGCGAGCGCCCGGACGCTCGGCGTCCCCGGCGAGGACGACCTGATGGGCTACGGCGTCTCGACCTGCGCGACGTGCGACGGGGCGTTCTTCCGCGACGAGGAGATGCTGGTCGTCGGCGGGGGCGACGCCGCGATGGAGGAGGCCAACTTCCTCACCAAGTTCGCCTCGAAGGTGTATCTGGTCCACCGGCGTGAGAAGTTCCGCGCCGAGGACTACTGGATAGACCGCGTGCAGGAGAAGGTCGAAGAGGGCGACATCGAAATCGTCCGGAACGCCGAACTGACGGAGGTTCACGGGTCGGTCGAAGACGGCGTCGATTACGCCGAACTCGTCCGCCATCCCGAGGGCTACCCGACGGACAAACTCGACGACCCCGAGACCGAGACGTTCGAGATGGACGTCGGCGCGGTGTTCCTCGCCATCGGTCACACGCCGAACACCGACTACCTCGAAGGGACCGACGTCGAGATGGACGAGGCGGGCTACATCCAGACCGAGGGCGGCACGGGCGGCGGCCAGACCGAAACCGGCGTGCCGGGCATCTTCGGCGCTGGCGACGTGGTGGACTACCACTACCAGCAGGCCGTGACCGCCGCGGGGATGGGTTGTAAAGCCGCGCTGGACGCCGACGATTACCTCGAAACCCTCGAAATCGAGGCCGAATCGGGTGCGACCGAGGCGGCCGCGAGCGACGACTGA
- a CDS encoding DEAD/DEAH box helicase — protein sequence MSDGAAASSAAFAQFGEQVRAALSERGFSTPTEPQRRAIPPLARGDDALVIAPTGTGKTETAMLPVFDAIAENQAENGPRFGISALYVTPLRALNRDMRQRLEWWGEELDLRVDVRHGDTTDYQRQKQANDPPDVLVTTPETLQAMLTGSKLRTALEDVHHVVIDEVHELASAKRGAQLTIGLERLRELADDFQRIGLSATVGDPEEVGRFLTGDPAERDAPEIVEVDVGSKVEFEVREPEITEEDERLAGRLATEESMASHVRAILEIVEDHDSTLIFVNTRQTAEALGSRFKELDANVGVHHGSLSKEARIDVEDRFKAGKLDALLCTSSMELGIDVGRIDHVVQYSSPREVARLLQRVGRAGHRSEEVSHGTIITKHPDDTLEALAIARRAKAGDVEDAEIHDGSLDTVANQIVGLVMDFGDLSAMRAYDIVTRAYPFRDLSEEEFKAVCRELKSNRLVWLDEAEDRLEKSSQTWQYFYANLSMIPDEQKYTVEDIASGSQVGTLDERFVVNFAQPGEIFVQRGEMWRITEVDDDEETVKVSPIEDPGGEIPSWVGEEIPVPYDVAQEVGEMRAVAGPQFERGAPREGVAKEFTNRYPTDEYTASEALSQLDRHAEADAPLPTADRIVVEHAARTVVLNACFGHKVNETLGRVLSSLVGQRTGSSVGLEVDPYRIELDVPAKVNGQEVAAVLEETDPDHVEAIIELSLKHSDSLKFKLSQVAAKFGALRRWEGGGSAGGPQMDRLMAALEETPMYDEAVREVFHDDLAVERASEVLRRIRSGDVDVVTTGGRTPVGSGGISSGRELLAPENADASVIQTVKDRIQDDEVILLCLHCADWKRKKPVRRVRDQPKCPECGSTRVAALNPWADEVVKAVRSNDKDDEQEKMTRRAYKAANLVQSHGKRAVVALAARGVGPQNAARIIAKLREDEDDFYRDILAQERQYARTQSFWD from the coding sequence ATGAGCGACGGAGCGGCCGCGAGTTCTGCGGCCTTCGCACAGTTCGGCGAGCAGGTGCGGGCGGCGCTCTCCGAGCGCGGATTCTCGACGCCCACCGAGCCACAGCGCCGGGCGATTCCGCCGCTGGCACGCGGCGACGACGCGCTGGTCATCGCGCCCACCGGGACCGGGAAGACCGAGACGGCGATGTTGCCGGTGTTCGACGCCATTGCGGAGAATCAGGCCGAGAACGGTCCCCGGTTCGGCATCTCCGCGCTGTACGTCACGCCGCTGCGCGCCCTCAACCGCGACATGCGCCAGCGACTGGAGTGGTGGGGCGAGGAGTTGGACCTCCGGGTGGACGTGCGCCACGGCGACACCACCGACTACCAGCGCCAGAAGCAGGCCAACGACCCGCCGGACGTGCTGGTGACGACGCCCGAGACCCTGCAGGCGATGCTGACCGGGTCGAAGCTACGCACGGCCCTCGAAGACGTCCACCACGTCGTGATAGACGAGGTCCACGAACTCGCCAGCGCCAAGCGCGGCGCGCAGTTGACTATCGGACTCGAACGACTCCGCGAGTTGGCCGACGACTTCCAGCGCATCGGCCTGTCGGCGACCGTCGGCGACCCGGAGGAGGTCGGCCGGTTCCTGACCGGCGACCCCGCCGAGCGCGACGCCCCCGAAATCGTGGAAGTGGACGTGGGGAGCAAGGTCGAGTTCGAGGTCCGGGAGCCCGAAATCACCGAGGAGGACGAGCGACTCGCCGGCAGACTCGCCACCGAAGAGTCGATGGCGAGTCACGTCCGGGCGATTCTGGAAATCGTCGAGGACCACGACTCGACGCTGATATTCGTCAACACCCGACAGACCGCCGAGGCGCTCGGGTCGCGGTTCAAGGAGTTGGACGCGAACGTCGGCGTCCACCACGGGTCGCTGTCGAAGGAGGCCCGAATCGACGTGGAGGACCGATTCAAAGCCGGGAAGCTCGACGCCCTGCTCTGCACCTCCTCGATGGAACTCGGCATCGACGTGGGTCGCATCGACCACGTGGTCCAGTACTCCAGTCCCCGAGAGGTCGCACGCCTGCTCCAGCGCGTCGGGCGCGCGGGCCACCGGAGCGAGGAGGTCTCTCACGGCACGATAATCACCAAGCACCCCGACGACACCCTCGAAGCCCTCGCCATCGCCCGGCGCGCGAAGGCGGGCGACGTGGAGGACGCCGAGATTCACGACGGGAGCCTCGACACCGTGGCCAACCAGATAGTCGGGTTGGTGATGGACTTCGGCGACCTCTCGGCGATGCGGGCCTACGACATCGTCACGCGGGCCTACCCCTTCCGGGACCTCTCCGAGGAGGAGTTCAAGGCGGTCTGTCGCGAGTTGAAGAGCAACCGACTCGTCTGGCTCGACGAGGCCGAGGACCGACTGGAGAAGTCGAGCCAGACGTGGCAGTACTTCTACGCCAACCTCTCGATGATTCCCGACGAGCAGAAGTACACCGTCGAGGACATCGCGTCGGGGTCGCAGGTCGGCACGCTCGACGAGCGGTTCGTCGTCAACTTCGCCCAACCCGGCGAGATATTCGTCCAGCGCGGCGAGATGTGGCGCATCACCGAGGTGGACGACGACGAGGAGACCGTCAAGGTCTCGCCCATCGAGGACCCCGGCGGTGAGATTCCGTCGTGGGTCGGCGAGGAGATTCCGGTGCCCTACGACGTCGCGCAGGAGGTCGGCGAGATGCGCGCCGTGGCGGGTCCCCAGTTCGAGCGCGGCGCGCCCCGCGAGGGCGTCGCCAAGGAGTTCACGAACCGCTATCCCACGGACGAGTACACCGCGAGCGAGGCGCTCTCGCAACTGGACCGCCACGCCGAGGCCGACGCCCCGCTCCCGACCGCGGACCGAATCGTGGTCGAACACGCCGCTCGGACGGTCGTTCTCAACGCCTGTTTCGGCCACAAGGTCAACGAGACGCTCGGCCGGGTCCTCTCGTCGCTGGTCGGCCAGCGAACTGGGTCGTCGGTCGGACTGGAGGTGGACCCCTACCGCATCGAGTTGGACGTGCCCGCGAAGGTAAACGGACAGGAGGTCGCGGCGGTCCTCGAAGAGACCGACCCCGACCACGTCGAAGCCATCATCGAGTTGAGCCTCAAGCACTCGGACTCGCTCAAGTTCAAACTCTCGCAGGTCGCCGCCAAGTTCGGCGCGCTCCGGCGCTGGGAGGGCGGTGGCAGCGCGGGCGGCCCGCAGATGGACAGGCTGATGGCCGCCCTCGAAGAGACGCCGATGTACGACGAGGCGGTCCGGGAGGTGTTTCACGACGACCTCGCGGTCGAGCGGGCCAGCGAGGTCCTCCGCCGAATCCGGTCGGGCGACGTCGACGTCGTGACGACTGGCGGCCGCACCCCGGTCGGGTCGGGCGGCATCTCGTCAGGCCGGGAACTGCTCGCGCCCGAGAACGCCGACGCCAGCGTCATCCAGACGGTCAAGGACCGGATTCAGGACGACGAGGTCATCCTGCTCTGCCTCCACTGCGCGGACTGGAAGCGCAAGAAGCCGGTCCGGCGCGTCCGCGACCAGCCGAAGTGTCCCGAGTGCGGTTCGACCCGCGTCGCGGCGCTCAACCCGTGGGCCGACGAGGTGGTCAAGGCCGTGCGCTCGAACGACAAGGACGACGAGCAGGAGAAGATGACCCGGCGCGCCTACAAGGCCGCCAATCTGGTCCAGAGCCACGGCAAGCGGGCGGTCGTCGCGCTGGCGGCCCGCGGGGTCGGCCCGCAGAACGCGGCCCGCATCATCGCCAAACTCCGCGAGGACGAGGACGACTTCTACCGGGACATCCTCGCACAGGAGCGCCAGTACGCCCGCACCCAGTCGTTCTGGGACTGA